Part of the Mycolicibacterium mageritense genome is shown below.
GAAGACCGTTGACGCTCTCATGCGCATCGATCTGCCGGCCAGCGTCGACGTCAACATCCAGTAGGAGACCCGAGAAAAATGGCTAGAAAAGGCATTTTGGGCACCAAGCTGGGCATGACGCAGGTGTTCGACGAGAACAACAAAGTCGTCCCGGTGACGGTCGTCAAGGCCGGCCCCAATGTGGTGACCCGCATCCGTACCACCGAGCGTGACGGCTACAGCGCCGTTCAGCTGGCCTACGGCGAGATCAGCCCCCGCAAGGTCAACAAGCCGGTCGCCGGCCAGTTCGCCGCCGCGGGCGTCAACCCGCGCCGTCACCTGGCCGAGCTGCGGCTCGACGACGAGGCGGCTGCCGCCGAGTACGAGGTCGGCCAGGAGCTGACCGCCGAGATCTTCGCCGACGGTGCTTACGTCGACGTGACCGGCACCAGCAAGGGCAAGGGCTTCGCCGGCACCATGAAGCGTCACGGCTTCCGTGGCCAGGGCGCCGCCCACGGTGCGCAGGCCGTGCACCGTCGTCCCGGCTCGATCGGTGGCTGCGCCACCCCGGGCCGCGTGTTCAAGGGCACCCGGATGTCGGGTCGCATGGGTAGTGACCGCGTCACCACCCAGAACCTCAAGGTGCACAAGGTTGATGCCGAGAACGGCGTGCTGTTGATCAAGGGCGCCATCCCCGGACGTAACGGTGGACTGGTTGTCGTCCGCAGCGCAATCAAGCGAGGCGA
Proteins encoded:
- the rplC gene encoding 50S ribosomal protein L3, producing MARKGILGTKLGMTQVFDENNKVVPVTVVKAGPNVVTRIRTTERDGYSAVQLAYGEISPRKVNKPVAGQFAAAGVNPRRHLAELRLDDEAAAAEYEVGQELTAEIFADGAYVDVTGTSKGKGFAGTMKRHGFRGQGAAHGAQAVHRRPGSIGGCATPGRVFKGTRMSGRMGSDRVTTQNLKVHKVDAENGVLLIKGAIPGRNGGLVVVRSAIKRGEK